From Blattabacterium cuenoti, a single genomic window includes:
- a CDS encoding Mur ligase family protein — MKKKFIVILGGGESGVGAALLAKKNGLKIFLSDSGIIREKYKKILIKNEIPFEEKRHTENFILKNAMKVIKSPGFSRNHPFIKKIISLGIPIQSELEFGKSYIENSYVIGITGSNGKTTTCSIIYKILKKKGINVGLAGNIGYSFSKEAIKKKMFIY, encoded by the coding sequence ATGAAAAAAAAATTCATAGTTATATTAGGTGGAGGAGAAAGTGGAGTAGGGGCCGCTTTATTAGCTAAAAAAAATGGATTAAAAATATTTTTGTCAGATTCTGGAATAATTCGAGAAAAATACAAAAAAATTTTAATAAAAAATGAAATTCCTTTTGAAGAAAAAAGACATACAGAGAATTTTATTCTTAAAAATGCTATGAAAGTGATAAAAAGTCCTGGATTTTCTCGAAATCATCCTTTTATAAAAAAAATTATTTCGTTAGGAATTCCTATACAATCCGAACTAGAATTCGGAAAAAGTTATATAGAAAATTCTTATGTGATTGGAATCACAGGAAGTAATGGAAAAACAACAACTTGTTCTATTATTTATAAAATACTTAAAAAAAAAGGAATCAATGTAGGACTAGCAGGAAATATTGGATATAGTTTTTCTAAAGAAGCCATAAAAAAAAAGATGTTTATATATTAG